From a single Okeanomitos corallinicola TIOX110 genomic region:
- the bioD gene encoding dethiobiotin synthase — protein MSNTLLIAGTDTGAGKTFVTTVLAAYWLKYRTQSSLGIMKPIQSGEGDRELYQKLFTLEQSAEELNPLYFQAPLAPPIAAAKENRSIDLGLVWQTLLKLQKRKDLLLVESLGGLGSPITDELTVADLAGEWRLATILVVPVRLGAIAQAVANVALARQAKINLRGIILNCTQPLTEEEITDLTPSGLIESFTHIPILGCLPYLKESTNLEQLAEVGSNLDWERLL, from the coding sequence TTGTCAAATACACTACTAATTGCAGGAACTGATACCGGGGCTGGTAAAACTTTTGTGACTACAGTCCTAGCTGCCTATTGGCTGAAATACCGCACCCAAAGCAGTTTGGGAATTATGAAACCGATTCAATCTGGGGAAGGTGACAGGGAATTGTACCAGAAACTTTTTACACTGGAACAGTCTGCGGAGGAACTAAATCCATTATATTTTCAAGCGCCTTTAGCTCCACCAATTGCTGCTGCGAAGGAAAATCGGAGTATAGATTTAGGCTTGGTGTGGCAAACTTTGTTAAAGTTGCAAAAACGCAAGGATCTTTTATTGGTAGAATCTTTAGGCGGTTTAGGTTCACCAATTACCGATGAATTGACGGTAGCTGATTTAGCGGGAGAATGGAGGTTAGCTACTATTTTAGTTGTACCTGTAAGATTGGGTGCGATCGCTCAAGCTGTAGCTAATGTAGCATTAGCAAGACAAGCAAAGATCAATCTGAGGGGAATAATTTTGAATTGTACACAACCTTTAACGGAGGAAGAAATCACAGATTTAACCCCATCAGGTTTAATTGAATCATTTACCCACATCCCCATTTTAGGTTGTTTACCCTATTTGAAAGAATCTACTAACTTAGAACAACTAGCAGAAGTTGGATCTAATTTAGACTGGGAAAGATTATTGTAA
- a CDS encoding protein kinase, with translation MQPPIKVGTVLQNRYHIINILGQGGFGRTYLAEDQRRFNELCAIKELMLTDAGAYGGKKAQELFEREAATLYQIDHPQIPKFREKFSQDQRLFLVQDYVAGKTYHTLLNERCSLNQAFSEQEVLELMGSLLPVLEHIHKLGIIHRDISPDNLILRDVDQKPVLIDFGVVKELATRLAIPEQKQVTTVGKPGYSPSEQMQSGKAYPNSDLYALAVTAIVLLTGKEPGDLFNETDLTWNWQQWVEVNPRFAEVLNRMLSYVPGDRYQSVKDVSLALRSLNQPALSLQPHISYIPTVAVGGRPDPLPVNPNRPNPVIPPQDNTSILDSPLAIGAIGAAVVILAGFSSWAVVNSFRNQSQTSQEQPTTPQSFPSPVVPGGTSTPTPDLTDTPTPEPTDVVEPVIYKKRLPLGAYNTATVDATLKAGETVQYSFSADAGQKLVVSVNRSSGVLLTVLTVDGESINSDSERVLYYRGSLPSSGTYIIQLNLSEGVAESDYSLNVALENIIQPTPTETPTPTETPTPIETPTPIETPTPTETPTTDSSENNPTPENPAIPETSPSN, from the coding sequence ATGCAACCACCCATTAAAGTTGGTACTGTTTTACAAAATCGTTATCACATCATTAACATTCTCGGACAGGGTGGTTTTGGTAGAACCTATCTGGCTGAGGATCAGCGGCGTTTTAATGAACTTTGTGCTATTAAAGAGTTAATGCTGACAGACGCAGGAGCTTATGGTGGTAAAAAGGCTCAGGAATTATTTGAAAGGGAAGCAGCGACTTTATATCAAATTGATCATCCACAAATCCCTAAGTTTAGAGAGAAGTTTTCCCAAGATCAACGTTTGTTTTTAGTACAGGATTATGTTGCTGGTAAAACTTACCATACACTTTTAAATGAGCGCTGTTCCCTTAATCAAGCTTTTTCAGAACAAGAAGTTTTAGAGTTAATGGGTTCTTTGCTGCCTGTTTTGGAGCATATCCATAAATTAGGGATTATTCATCGGGATATCTCGCCGGATAATTTAATTTTACGGGATGTTGACCAAAAACCCGTGTTAATTGATTTTGGTGTGGTTAAAGAATTAGCAACTCGGCTGGCTATTCCCGAACAAAAGCAAGTGACGACTGTGGGTAAACCGGGTTATTCTCCTAGTGAGCAAATGCAGTCTGGGAAGGCTTATCCTAATAGTGATTTGTATGCTTTAGCAGTTACAGCTATTGTTTTGCTGACAGGAAAAGAACCTGGAGATTTATTTAATGAAACTGATTTAACTTGGAATTGGCAACAATGGGTAGAAGTGAATCCTAGATTTGCTGAAGTTTTAAATCGGATGTTAAGTTATGTCCCTGGCGATCGCTATCAAAGTGTGAAAGATGTATCCTTAGCTTTGAGGTCTTTAAATCAACCCGCTCTTTCCCTCCAGCCACATATCTCCTACATCCCCACTGTAGCTGTTGGTGGCCGTCCTGATCCTTTACCAGTCAACCCCAACAGGCCTAATCCTGTAATTCCACCTCAAGATAATACTTCGATTTTAGATAGTCCTTTGGCTATTGGTGCGATTGGTGCTGCTGTGGTAATTTTAGCTGGTTTTAGTTCTTGGGCTGTGGTTAATTCCTTCCGTAATCAATCACAAACATCACAAGAACAACCTACGACACCCCAAAGTTTTCCCTCTCCAGTTGTTCCCGGTGGTACATCCACCCCAACACCAGATTTAACCGATACCCCAACACCAGAACCAACTGATGTGGTTGAACCTGTTATTTATAAAAAGCGTTTACCATTAGGTGCATATAACACAGCTACTGTAGACGCGACTCTGAAAGCTGGGGAAACAGTTCAATATAGTTTTAGTGCTGATGCTGGACAAAAGTTAGTAGTATCTGTGAATAGAAGTAGTGGTGTTTTGCTAACTGTGTTAACTGTTGATGGTGAATCTATCAACAGTGATTCTGAGCGTGTACTTTATTATAGAGGTTCATTGCCAAGCAGCGGCACGTACATTATTCAGTTAAATCTATCAGAAGGAGTTGCTGAAAGTGATTATAGTTTAAATGTGGCTTTAGAAAATATTATTCAACCTACACCCACGGAAACACCCACACCTACGGAAACACCCACACCTATAGAAACCCCCACACCTATAGAAACCCCCACACCTACAGAAACACCGACTACAGACTCATCAGAAAATAATCCCACACCGGAAAATCCAGCAATACCGGAAACTTCTCCTAGTAATTAA
- a CDS encoding VOC family protein, whose protein sequence is MQYNSALVTIATVNFDNLVNFYVQLLKQEPKKLIPNVYAEFKISDLSLGIFKPKQNNELEFTINSKSPLSLCLEVNDLEDAIAHLQNLGYPPPGEISTASHGREIYAYDPDGNRLILHQSH, encoded by the coding sequence ATGCAGTATAATAGTGCTTTAGTCACAATTGCCACGGTGAATTTTGATAATTTGGTGAATTTCTATGTTCAGTTATTAAAACAAGAACCGAAAAAATTGATTCCTAATGTTTATGCTGAATTTAAAATTTCTGATTTGAGTTTAGGTATTTTTAAACCTAAACAAAATAACGAATTAGAATTTACCATAAATAGTAAAAGTCCGTTGAGTTTATGTTTAGAAGTAAATGATTTAGAAGATGCGATCGCTCATTTGCAAAATTTAGGATATCCACCCCCAGGTGAAATTTCCACAGCTTCCCACGGTCGAGAAATTTATGCTTATGATCCTGATGGCAACCGCTTAATTTTACATCAAAGTCATTAA
- a CDS encoding M20 family metallopeptidase gives MISTIPNSSTENLANVRLEIRALQPQIIEWRRHIHQKPELGFQEKLTAEYITQKLQSWGIEHQTGIAETGIVAIIKGEKSEHGKVLAIRADMDALPIQEENQVSYCSQHDGVMHACGHDGHTAIALGTAYYLHHHRQDFTGTVKIIFQPAEESPGGAKPMIAAGVLKNPDVDAIIGLHLWNNLPLGTMGVRAGALMAAVELFHCNIFGKGGHGAIPQQTIDSVIVAAQIVNTLQTIVSRNVNPIDSAVVTIGELHAGTAVNVIADTARMGGTVRYFHPDLQGFFEKRIKEIISGICQIHGATFDLNYINLYPPVINDVNIAELVRSVAEEVIETPVGVVPECQTMGGEDMSFFLQEVPGCYFFLGSANAEKKLNYPHHHPKFDFDETALVMGVEMFVRCVEKFLN, from the coding sequence ATGATTTCTACTATCCCAAATTCATCTACTGAAAATCTGGCTAACGTGCGGTTAGAAATTCGTGCTTTGCAACCGCAAATCATCGAATGGAGAAGACATATCCATCAAAAACCCGAATTAGGTTTTCAAGAAAAACTGACTGCTGAATATATTACTCAAAAATTACAAAGTTGGGGAATAGAACATCAAACAGGAATAGCAGAAACTGGGATAGTTGCTATTATCAAAGGTGAAAAATCTGAACATGGTAAAGTGTTAGCAATTCGTGCTGATATGGATGCTTTACCAATACAGGAAGAAAACCAGGTTTCCTATTGTTCCCAACATGATGGAGTCATGCACGCTTGTGGACATGATGGACATACAGCGATCGCTCTGGGTACAGCATATTATCTCCATCACCATCGTCAAGATTTTACTGGAACTGTAAAAATTATCTTCCAACCCGCAGAAGAAAGTCCTGGTGGTGCAAAACCGATGATAGCAGCGGGGGTACTCAAAAACCCTGATGTTGATGCCATTATAGGTTTACACCTGTGGAATAATCTACCTTTAGGAACAATGGGAGTTCGTGCAGGTGCATTAATGGCGGCAGTAGAACTGTTTCATTGTAATATTTTTGGTAAAGGCGGACATGGAGCGATACCCCAACAAACCATAGATTCTGTTATTGTCGCTGCTCAAATTGTTAATACCTTACAAACCATAGTATCAAGAAACGTCAATCCCATTGATTCAGCAGTGGTGACAATAGGTGAACTACACGCAGGTACAGCGGTTAATGTGATTGCAGATACGGCGAGAATGGGTGGAACTGTCAGATATTTTCATCCTGACTTACAAGGTTTTTTTGAAAAGAGAATTAAGGAGATTATTAGCGGTATTTGTCAAATTCACGGTGCTACCTTTGACTTAAATTATATTAATTTGTATCCCCCTGTTATTAATGATGTCAACATTGCAGAATTAGTTCGTTCTGTGGCTGAAGAAGTGATAGAAACACCTGTGGGGGTAGTTCCAGAATGTCAAACAATGGGTGGGGAAGATATGTCATTTTTCCTACAAGAAGTTCCTGGTTGTTATTTCTTTTTAGGTTCTGCTAATGCCGAGAAAAAATTAAATTATCCTCATCATCACCCCAAGTTTGATTTTGATGAAACAGCTTTAGTGATGGGTGTAGAAATGTTTGTCAGATGTGTAGAGAAATTTTTAAACTAG
- a CDS encoding ribose-phosphate pyrophosphokinase has translation MNAHRGSAVLSSPTLKLPTTPTGLNENHRLRLFSGSANLGLSQEVARYLGMDLGPMIRKRFADGELYVQIQESIRGCDVYLIQPTCQPVNDHLMELLIMIDACRRASARQITAVIPYYGYARADRKTAGRESITAKLVANLITQAGASRILAMDLHAAQIQGYFDIPFDHVYGSPVILDYLQSKGLHDIVVVSPDVGGVARARAFAKKLNDAPLAIIDKRRQAHNVAEVLNVIGDVKGKTAILVDDMIDTGGTIAEGARLLREEGASQVYACATHAVFSPPAIERLSSGVFEEVIVTNTIPIPEDNYFPQLVVRSVANLLGEAIWRIHEDSSLSSLFR, from the coding sequence ATGAATGCACATCGAGGATCTGCTGTGCTAAGTTCTCCAACTTTAAAACTGCCAACAACCCCAACAGGATTGAATGAAAATCATCGTCTGCGGTTGTTTTCCGGTTCTGCTAATTTAGGATTATCGCAAGAAGTCGCTCGTTATCTGGGAATGGACTTAGGTCCAATGATTCGGAAAAGATTTGCGGATGGGGAATTATATGTTCAAATCCAAGAATCTATCCGGGGTTGTGATGTTTATTTAATTCAACCAACCTGTCAGCCAGTTAATGACCACTTGATGGAATTACTGATTATGATTGATGCCTGTCGTCGAGCTTCTGCACGACAGATTACAGCAGTGATTCCTTACTATGGTTATGCTCGCGCTGATCGCAAAACTGCCGGCAGAGAATCAATTACAGCTAAACTGGTTGCTAACCTGATTACTCAAGCTGGTGCTAGTCGGATTTTAGCAATGGACTTGCACGCAGCACAAATACAAGGGTATTTTGATATACCTTTTGATCATGTTTACGGTTCTCCCGTGATACTAGATTATTTGCAGAGTAAAGGACTACATGACATTGTAGTGGTTTCCCCGGATGTGGGTGGTGTGGCTAGAGCTAGAGCTTTTGCCAAAAAACTCAATGATGCACCCCTAGCAATTATTGATAAACGCCGTCAAGCTCACAATGTAGCAGAAGTCTTAAATGTCATCGGTGATGTTAAAGGCAAAACTGCTATTTTAGTTGATGACATGATTGATACCGGGGGAACGATTGCTGAAGGTGCTAGATTACTGAGGGAAGAAGGCGCAAGTCAAGTATATGCTTGTGCTACCCATGCAGTATTTTCACCACCGGCAATTGAACGTTTATCTAGTGGTGTGTTTGAAGAAGTCATTGTGACTAACACCATTCCCATTCCTGAAGATAATTACTTTCCTCAGTTAGTAGTACGTTCAGTAGC
- the ylqF gene encoding ribosome biogenesis GTPase YlqF — protein MSINQNYKLNVIQWYPGHIAKAEKNLKEQLKRVDVILEVRDARIPLATNHPQTNEWVGSKPKVLVINRLDMISSQLRSLWIEWFKDQDQVAYFTNAQHGQGIPAIAKAAQAAGVELNQRRKDRGMLPRPVRAVVIGFPNVGKSALINRLLGKRVVESAARPGVTRQLRWVRISEQLELLDAPGVIPSRLEDQNAAVKLAICDDIGEASYDNQLVAAAFIDIINGLLESHPHLLPANPLFSRYEVDSIIHTGETYLHILAEHRYKGDIERTARTLVTDFRKGLLGNIPLEIPPY, from the coding sequence ATGTCCATAAATCAAAACTACAAATTAAACGTCATTCAATGGTATCCCGGACACATTGCCAAAGCTGAAAAAAATCTCAAAGAACAGCTAAAAAGGGTAGATGTGATCTTGGAAGTTAGAGATGCACGGATTCCCTTAGCTACAAACCATCCACAAACAAACGAATGGGTGGGAAGTAAACCCAAAGTATTGGTAATTAACCGCTTGGATATGATTTCGTCCCAATTGCGATCGCTATGGATAGAATGGTTTAAAGACCAAGATCAAGTAGCTTATTTTACCAATGCCCAACATGGTCAAGGTATACCGGCGATCGCCAAAGCAGCACAGGCCGCAGGAGTAGAACTAAACCAACGCCGAAAAGACAGAGGAATGTTACCCCGTCCCGTGCGTGCAGTTGTCATTGGTTTTCCTAACGTCGGCAAATCCGCATTAATTAACCGCTTATTAGGCAAACGAGTAGTAGAAAGTGCAGCGCGTCCTGGTGTAACTCGTCAATTGCGATGGGTGAGAATTTCTGAACAATTAGAATTATTAGATGCACCTGGGGTAATTCCTTCCAGATTAGAAGATCAAAATGCCGCCGTCAAATTAGCAATTTGTGATGATATTGGCGAAGCATCCTATGATAATCAATTAGTAGCTGCGGCTTTTATAGATATTATCAACGGACTGTTAGAAAGCCATCCACATTTATTACCAGCAAACCCATTATTTTCCCGTTACGAAGTTGATTCTATCATTCACACAGGTGAAACTTATTTACACATTTTAGCAGAACATCGTTATAAAGGAGATATAGAAAGAACAGCTAGAACATTAGTCACAGATTTTCGTAAAGGACTTTTAGGTAATATTCCTTTGGAAATTCCACCGTATTAA